One Lysinibacillus fusiformis genomic window carries:
- a CDS encoding Na/Pi cotransporter family protein: MINVLGGIGLFLLGMTMLTNGLKELAGDALKKWLNRFTGGTISSVLSGTLMTMLVQSSTATTLITIGFVSAGLLTFVQSIGVIIGANIGSTSTGWIISLIGLKINMQTMSLPFIALGVFVQLLAPRDFKAAGGLFTGFGLLFLGIDVLQGGMASVQDMIPFDAFQANTVGGKVILIVLGLIMTVIMQASSAAIAATLTALYAGAIDFEQAAYLVIGQNIGTTATALFAAIGASTAAKRTAMTHVLFNVATAIIVTLGATLMFKLTEYVTTIINNGFDETLGIAVFHTLFSVVGAIIFVPFARPFARMIEKIIPEKGSYLTRNLDDSVAKVPGVAVEVSFNTLQDITKELTTVIVALIQTQKMTTEAESKLNQIDEAIEKTRLFMDSIQSTSKKDRYKHISLLHALDHLYRLAKALREQHPNSLQLQPTLTKKWLTVLKEVLIIIDEDTRLPEISMLLQETSAGMAAERRDKRNAYFENSVGNMVELETAVSKVEALLWIDRLVYHYWRTTARLAEYQTATKKSRHGEATKDFALTD; the protein is encoded by the coding sequence TTGATTAATGTATTAGGGGGCATTGGTTTATTCTTACTCGGTATGACGATGCTTACTAACGGTTTAAAAGAGCTTGCAGGGGATGCACTAAAAAAATGGTTGAACCGCTTTACGGGTGGCACAATTAGTTCGGTGTTATCAGGCACATTGATGACGATGCTTGTGCAATCCTCCACAGCCACTACGCTGATTACAATCGGCTTTGTCAGTGCAGGACTATTAACATTTGTGCAATCCATTGGTGTCATTATAGGTGCAAATATTGGGAGTACAAGTACAGGGTGGATTATTTCCTTAATTGGCTTAAAGATTAATATGCAAACAATGTCATTACCTTTCATTGCACTTGGCGTTTTTGTGCAATTATTAGCTCCTCGTGATTTTAAAGCGGCAGGAGGTCTTTTTACAGGCTTTGGCTTATTATTTTTAGGTATTGATGTACTTCAAGGCGGTATGGCCTCCGTGCAGGATATGATTCCATTTGATGCATTTCAGGCGAATACAGTCGGTGGTAAAGTCATTTTGATTGTCTTGGGGCTGATCATGACAGTCATTATGCAGGCATCAAGTGCAGCAATTGCCGCTACATTGACAGCGTTATATGCAGGGGCTATTGACTTTGAGCAAGCTGCCTATTTAGTCATCGGCCAAAATATTGGTACAACCGCAACTGCACTTTTTGCGGCGATTGGTGCTTCAACGGCAGCCAAACGAACAGCAATGACGCATGTGCTATTTAACGTAGCAACAGCAATCATTGTAACGCTCGGTGCAACGCTCATGTTTAAACTGACTGAATATGTAACAACCATCATTAACAATGGCTTCGATGAAACACTTGGTATTGCAGTATTTCATACATTATTTAGTGTTGTAGGTGCAATTATTTTTGTGCCATTTGCACGTCCATTCGCACGAATGATCGAGAAAATAATCCCTGAAAAGGGCAGCTATTTAACGCGCAATCTTGACGATAGCGTAGCAAAGGTGCCAGGAGTTGCTGTGGAGGTTTCATTTAATACGCTTCAGGATATTACGAAAGAGTTAACAACAGTTATCGTAGCGCTTATTCAAACTCAAAAAATGACAACGGAAGCTGAAAGTAAGCTAAATCAAATTGATGAAGCAATTGAAAAAACACGATTGTTCATGGATTCCATACAATCTACATCTAAGAAGGATCGCTACAAGCATATTTCATTGTTACATGCATTGGATCATTTGTATCGTTTGGCAAAGGCACTTCGTGAACAACATCCAAATTCTCTCCAATTACAGCCAACATTAACGAAAAAATGGCTGACAGTGCTGAAAGAAGTACTGATAATCATTGATGAGGATACTCGTCTACCTGAGATTTCGATGCTTTTACAGGAAACTTCAGCTGGTATGGCAGCAGAGCGGCGAGATAAACGCAATGCTTATTTTGAGAACTCTGTTGGCAACATGGTAGAGTTAGAGACGGCTGTTTCAAAAGTAGAAGCATTATTGTGGATAGATCGCCTTGTCTATCACTACTGGCGTACAACTGCGCGGTTAGCAGAATATCAAACGGCGACGAAAAAAAGCCGACATGGGGAAGCAACGAAAGACTTTGCTTTAACAGATTAA
- a CDS encoding NUMOD4 domain-containing protein, which yields MILTKQQALQALNNKEFIGFTILTGNIIIKKVNKTDYNIFVYEESNEKPMHYVGSIMNVMATMSDKASNKDFIIVENLPMQNTAEEASEEETDENITALHEEKRAVPGFEGLYEITASGRILTVRENRPLARCNDEYGFHIVRLTKEGVASNHNVFELWKQTYPELEQTNFKGSLKAKYGTGCKLTDKPGIHF from the coding sequence ATGATTTTAACAAAGCAACAAGCATTACAAGCACTCAATAATAAAGAATTTATCGGTTTTACGATACTAACGGGCAATATAATTATAAAAAAGGTCAATAAAACCGACTATAATATTTTTGTTTATGAGGAAAGTAACGAAAAACCAATGCATTATGTGGGCTCAATCATGAACGTGATGGCCACTATGAGCGACAAAGCTTCGAATAAAGATTTTATAATTGTAGAAAACCTACCTATGCAAAATACGGCGGAGGAAGCTTCAGAAGAAGAAACGGATGAAAATATAACAGCGCTACATGAAGAAAAACGAGCAGTGCCTGGTTTTGAAGGTTTATATGAAATTACTGCGAGCGGTCGTATACTTACAGTTCGTGAAAATCGCCCTTTAGCTAGATGTAATGATGAGTATGGTTTCCATATCGTCCGTTTAACAAAAGAAGGTGTAGCATCTAATCATAATGTATTTGAGTTATGGAAACAGACATATCCAGAACTCGAACAAACAAATTTCAAAGGTTCGTTAAAAGCAAAATACGGCACTGGTTGCAAACTTACTGACAAACCAGGCATCCACTTCTAA